The proteins below come from a single bacterium genomic window:
- a CDS encoding tetratricopeptide repeat protein: MSFIFTILLIGQGNLGVQQVEASEVLQRKPKFAYKLPEWVTDEYLFAQTGFSLDDEIEKCIDATILLSELGGNPLMPALSESYEQLARLRPDSALKSLEMQLTFNPPPDARRQILLYRITADWLRGDLSGVKASLKTLEADKEASSGAPMEYIRSLVSYLEKGEIPSKDSLLYFLFVKRDARKAQRFLPSREVTAQALRYHLEDSVSTLPSGNVGRYLRVHRLVKAGLYSQAHDSLQVLSEIRTPYSSLVKYDMAEALLCLKKSREAHLAVPDTFLYQWLLPERALAMIRGRVEWMENRPDAARTWFKKASENPSYAAYSQWIIGGGAGDPTTQAYFEKRKASDLYNLLRVSGYIRKADYTSALLILGNMIQSMDMSSISSMSNIILAVYAACENEKKEYQLTLSLADAVKNRGQVLASNLGKREEDYFATAAHVAVGDAYYYSGGRYEKMARPYYEYAIQSSYKELRHQGYFGLAWGFLTDRNTGEVKKIVTALSADQPTEMESQTIIFLEGLNYYAARDFRVAAEVFSRLNFSSVPEMRMQGLYFEGRSYEQSGRFDLAASAYEDLLAAFPASEEIRDAWSRLARAQIQMGHPDRAEKTLEKLIEQAKLYHFQFSDIYKEILLVIFDNAMAKGDEEQAKEFAERLSRTQNSTLALETFYYRTAQKDTALWQIDHLIGIIARMKNINPESPYLPTLFLQAARMEIELGDYPEAVAKLESIIQWRRLPEVNDILSEASFELVRTLVLAKDWEKTIRQAEIYLSSYSDSDEYSSRVLYFLAFSLVKRAGNNDPLARKDDGKKALEVLEKLERLHKDSEFVKNSRADIDDLKKSAELLIK; the protein is encoded by the coding sequence ATGAGTTTTATATTTACAATACTTTTAATCGGTCAGGGGAATCTGGGGGTTCAGCAGGTCGAGGCATCAGAAGTGCTTCAGCGCAAGCCGAAGTTTGCGTATAAGTTGCCTGAATGGGTCACGGATGAATATCTATTCGCGCAAACGGGGTTTTCCCTTGACGATGAGATTGAAAAGTGCATTGATGCCACCATACTCTTATCAGAACTTGGGGGTAATCCCTTGATGCCTGCCCTGTCAGAATCCTATGAGCAGCTTGCAAGACTCAGACCTGACAGCGCGCTTAAATCGCTCGAAATGCAGCTTACGTTTAACCCTCCTCCCGATGCACGCCGTCAGATACTTTTATATCGAATCACGGCAGACTGGCTAAGAGGTGACCTTTCTGGCGTAAAGGCAAGCCTTAAAACCCTTGAGGCGGATAAGGAAGCTTCTTCAGGCGCCCCTATGGAATACATCCGCTCGCTTGTTTCATATCTTGAGAAGGGCGAGATTCCATCAAAGGATTCTCTTCTTTACTTTCTTTTTGTCAAAAGAGACGCAAGGAAGGCGCAAAGATTTTTACCGTCAAGAGAGGTTACGGCTCAAGCTTTAAGATACCATCTGGAGGATTCAGTCTCCACATTACCTTCCGGAAATGTTGGCAGATATCTCAGGGTGCACCGTCTGGTAAAGGCAGGTCTTTATAGCCAAGCTCATGATTCTCTGCAGGTTCTTTCCGAGATTCGCACGCCTTATAGCTCGCTTGTTAAATATGACATGGCTGAGGCTCTCCTGTGTCTAAAAAAGTCCAGAGAGGCGCATCTTGCGGTCCCGGACACATTCCTTTACCAGTGGCTTCTTCCTGAACGTGCGCTTGCCATGATTCGCGGCAGGGTTGAATGGATGGAGAACAGACCGGATGCCGCCAGGACATGGTTTAAAAAAGCTTCTGAAAACCCGTCGTATGCCGCTTATTCTCAATGGATTATAGGAGGCGGTGCCGGCGACCCGACTACACAGGCGTATTTCGAAAAGCGAAAGGCATCCGACTTGTACAACTTGCTTAGAGTTTCTGGGTATATACGCAAGGCGGACTATACTAGTGCACTGTTAATCCTAGGCAACATGATACAGAGTATGGATATGTCTAGTATTTCAAGCATGTCGAACATTATTCTTGCCGTTTATGCAGCATGTGAGAATGAAAAAAAAGAATATCAGCTGACACTTTCCCTTGCCGATGCAGTCAAGAATCGTGGTCAGGTCCTTGCTTCAAATCTTGGAAAAAGAGAAGAGGATTATTTCGCTACGGCAGCTCATGTGGCTGTTGGAGACGCATACTACTACTCTGGCGGGCGCTATGAGAAAATGGCAAGACCATATTACGAATACGCTATTCAGAGCTCTTATAAAGAACTGCGTCATCAAGGCTATTTCGGGCTGGCTTGGGGTTTTTTAACAGACAGAAATACGGGAGAAGTAAAAAAAATAGTAACGGCATTATCCGCCGATCAGCCGACCGAAATGGAGTCTCAAACTATTATTTTTCTCGAAGGATTAAATTATTACGCAGCCAGAGACTTCCGCGTGGCTGCGGAAGTTTTCTCGCGTTTAAACTTTTCTTCGGTTCCAGAGATGCGAATGCAGGGGCTATACTTTGAGGGACGTTCATATGAGCAAAGCGGCCGTTTCGACTTGGCAGCTTCAGCATATGAAGACCTTCTTGCGGCATTTCCGGCTTCAGAAGAGATTCGCGATGCGTGGTCAAGGCTTGCACGCGCCCAGATACAGATGGGGCACCCGGATAGAGCCGAAAAAACACTAGAGAAATTGATTGAACAAGCTAAATTGTACCACTTTCAATTTTCCGATATTTATAAAGAGATACTCCTTGTAATTTTTGATAATGCAATGGCTAAGGGCGACGAAGAACAAGCCAAGGAATTTGCGGAAAGGTTAAGCAGAACTCAGAACTCTACCCTGGCGCTGGAAACTTTTTATTATAGAACCGCTCAAAAAGACACAGCGCTCTGGCAAATCGATCACTTGATCGGGATTATTGCCAGGATGAAGAATATCAATCCTGAAAGTCCTTATCTGCCGACTCTGTTTCTGCAAGCTGCAAGAATGGAGATAGAGTTAGGCGACTACCCGGAAGCGGTTGCAAAATTAGAGAGCATTATTCAATGGCGCAGACTTCCAGAAGTAAATGATATTCTGTCCGAGGCTTCGTTCGAGCTTGTAAGGACTCTTGTGCTAGCAAAAGACTGGGAAAAAACCATACGTCAGGCCGAGATTTATCTTTCATCATATTCCGATTCGGATGAATACTCTTCAAGGGTACTTTACTTCCTTGCTTTTTCGCTCGTCAAAAGAGCCGGCAATAATGACCCCCTCGCTCGTAAAGATGACGGTAAAAAGGCACTTGAAGTTCTTGAGAAG
- a CDS encoding tetratricopeptide repeat protein, translated as MTLIEEYKGVIREQKPHGLFHSSIELIKGGFSPEQVTALKDLVKKMESLAAYRDGLENLIILDLYEKGNYAALLNDAQDYIARYPQGDPTFRPHMLFNMAEAYYYQEQYQDAMLRYRELMDDYPASEVYEYAHHGLAWCLMHLGRYDEARTVFKDTFRPVSPDLIISTFYGQGINEFNSGRFDEAIRYFFDDKEYQQIPVEGIWGPLAKSLVPKNLYYKGLAYDRLGEQATALQYLRRVADDYPNHPKALSATYLVGWLSFSTENYDLAVLYFNKALSLVKDSSAIRDIRINLSQAYYNSGRLNDAIDNWKLIRKGWGAASANTGLDMCYSRLAAEALAGNYGILPTDSLENLLKNFAQDVPNSKDLPIYQMQLATRFYDEAKYEKCLAWTALATASQASEDVIKSSRSLRLYCFYPLKDWDKLITEGERFKSQYVSDFTWDMALMLGVAYASKAQSIKSASPTESKDMFRKAITMLEDYLARAPAAESNREWATKLRDDCRLQTQ; from the coding sequence ATGACTCTTATTGAAGAGTACAAGGGTGTAATAAGGGAGCAGAAACCGCACGGATTGTTTCATTCCAGTATTGAATTGATAAAAGGGGGTTTTTCGCCGGAACAAGTTACTGCATTAAAGGATCTTGTAAAAAAAATGGAGTCACTGGCTGCCTACAGAGACGGCCTTGAGAATTTAATAATACTAGACCTTTATGAAAAAGGGAATTATGCCGCGCTTCTGAATGACGCTCAAGATTATATCGCTCGCTACCCTCAGGGAGATCCGACATTCAGACCTCATATGCTTTTTAACATGGCAGAAGCTTATTACTATCAGGAACAATACCAGGATGCTATGCTGCGTTACCGCGAACTCATGGACGATTACCCGGCTTCCGAGGTTTACGAATACGCTCATCACGGTCTAGCGTGGTGCCTCATGCATCTCGGGCGGTACGATGAGGCAAGAACTGTATTCAAAGATACATTTAGACCTGTGTCGCCGGATCTGATCATATCAACATTCTACGGTCAGGGGATTAATGAATTCAACTCGGGACGGTTTGACGAGGCGATCAGATACTTCTTTGATGACAAAGAATATCAACAGATTCCAGTCGAAGGCATATGGGGACCTTTGGCCAAGTCTCTGGTTCCTAAAAATCTATACTATAAGGGACTAGCTTATGACAGACTGGGTGAACAGGCTACAGCTTTACAATATCTTCGCCGTGTAGCCGACGATTATCCCAATCACCCTAAAGCACTGTCTGCAACCTATCTTGTTGGATGGCTTAGCTTTTCCACTGAAAACTATGATCTAGCAGTATTGTATTTCAATAAAGCCCTTAGCCTTGTCAAGGACAGTTCGGCTATCAGGGATATACGCATTAATCTTTCTCAGGCATATTACAATTCCGGAAGATTAAACGATGCTATAGATAACTGGAAATTAATCCGCAAAGGTTGGGGTGCAGCTTCTGCCAATACGGGTCTTGACATGTGTTATTCAAGGCTTGCAGCCGAAGCTCTGGCAGGGAATTACGGAATACTTCCAACTGATAGTCTTGAGAATCTTTTGAAGAATTTCGCTCAAGATGTACCTAACTCAAAAGACCTGCCCATTTATCAAATGCAGCTGGCGACCCGCTTTTACGATGAAGCAAAGTATGAAAAATGTCTTGCCTGGACCGCTCTGGCTACGGCTTCGCAAGCAAGCGAGGATGTAATTAAGAGCTCAAGGTCATTGCGGCTATATTGCTTTTACCCTCTCAAGGACTGGGATAAACTAATAACAGAGGGAGAAAGATTCAAAAGCCAGTACGTGTCCGATTTCACCTGGGATATGGCATTAATGCTTGGTGTTGCCTATGCTTCTAAAGCGCAATCCATCAAGAGCGCTAGTCCGACGGAGTCAAAAGACATGTTCCGCAAGGCAATCACCATGCTTGAAGACTATCTTGCAAGAGCGCCTGCGGCGGAATCGAATCGGGAATGGGCTACGAAACTTCGTGACGACTGCCGCCTGCAGACGCAGTAG